A section of the Methanococcus vannielii SB genome encodes:
- a CDS encoding 2-oxoacid:acceptor oxidoreductase subunit alpha, with the protein MVKIDFMQGNMACVEGAIKAGCNFFGGYPITPSTEVAEGMAKKLPKVGGFYSQLEDEIASMAAVIGASWAGAKSMTATSGPGMSLMLENIGYAFMTETPCVIVNVQRGGPSTGQPTAAAQGDMMQVRWGSQGDYEPIALCPSSVQEMYDFTIMAFNYAEKYRIPVFIMADEIIGHMREKVVLHDEIEVVNRKKPVEKPCKKPFPFDKLVSEMPTFGEGYNIHVTGLTHGENGYPDVSSETHDKLVRRICNKILDSTDDIVQYEGKYTDSETMFICYGTPSRTVKYTVESLRAEGKDVGYIRLKTVFPFPRDLIKNLNASKIIVPEMNLGQISEEVMKYAKCDVVLSGKIGGELHRPEELKKLI; encoded by the coding sequence AAGGTGCAATAAAAGCAGGATGCAACTTTTTTGGAGGATATCCAATAACTCCTTCAACAGAGGTTGCAGAAGGAATGGCAAAGAAACTTCCAAAAGTTGGCGGATTTTATTCCCAATTGGAAGATGAAATTGCAAGTATGGCTGCAGTAATCGGTGCAAGCTGGGCAGGAGCAAAATCAATGACTGCGACAAGTGGCCCAGGAATGAGTTTAATGCTTGAAAACATCGGTTATGCATTTATGACAGAAACTCCTTGTGTAATTGTAAATGTTCAAAGGGGCGGCCCTTCAACAGGGCAACCGACCGCAGCAGCTCAAGGAGATATGATGCAGGTTCGTTGGGGGAGCCAAGGTGATTATGAACCAATAGCGTTATGCCCTTCTTCAGTACAGGAGATGTATGATTTTACAATAATGGCATTTAATTATGCTGAAAAGTATAGAATTCCGGTATTTATAATGGCAGATGAAATTATCGGCCACATGCGAGAAAAGGTAGTTTTACACGATGAAATTGAAGTAGTAAACCGTAAAAAGCCTGTAGAGAAACCTTGTAAAAAACCATTTCCATTTGATAAACTTGTTTCAGAAATGCCCACATTTGGTGAAGGGTATAATATCCACGTAACTGGTTTAACACATGGGGAAAATGGATATCCTGACGTTTCTTCGGAAACACACGATAAATTAGTTAGGAGAATTTGTAACAAAATTTTAGACAGTACTGATGATATTGTACAATACGAAGGAAAATATACTGATAGCGAAACGATGTTTATTTGCTATGGGACGCCTTCAAGAACCGTTAAATATACCGTTGAATCATTAAGGGCAGAAGGAAAAGATGTTGGATATATACGATTAAAAACAGTCTTTCCATTTCCAAGAGACTTAATTAAAAACTTAAATGCTTCAAAAATAATCGTTCCAGAAATGAACTTAGGACAAATTTCAGAAGAAGTAATGAAGTACGCAAAATGCGATGTAGTATTATCTGGAAAAATTGGTGGCGAATTACATAGGCCCGAAGAACTAAAAAAATTAATTTAA
- a CDS encoding TIGR03576 family pyridoxal phosphate-dependent enzyme: MDDSKELNRLNKARALIKNKLDCSGRNGIYDLTGLSGGFEISKNYLNLLETYVGPAIFSEKINELGVKHLSGHEGAHGAACFNRTSSAILSTIMTLSKSFKNVVHFVPERPSHPSIPKSCNIFGMKYFESDLKDEIISKIDNETVTVITGATMDHKITSRDIAEDLINIAKNKGSITFFDDASGARLRKLHNEPPALEMGADLVVTSMDKLMKGPRAGLLAGNKELVDKIYSEGLKFGLEAQSPIMAAVIKAIEDFDIEELKRAFKRAEHIDLNVFNKEGVSYQKTPTGFLIKGISEEQAITSAMNLLENFGIITIAAAGMPGASKTLRIDFCSKDADKISDEYIINAILASNPLKK; this comes from the coding sequence ATGGATGATTCCAAAGAGTTAAACAGGTTAAACAAGGCAAGGGCCCTTATTAAAAATAAATTAGATTGTAGCGGAAGAAATGGAATTTATGACCTGACTGGCCTTTCCGGAGGATTTGAAATTAGTAAAAATTATCTAAATTTACTTGAAACCTATGTTGGGCCTGCAATATTTTCTGAGAAAATAAATGAGCTAGGAGTAAAACATCTTTCAGGACATGAAGGGGCCCATGGTGCAGCATGTTTTAACAGGACATCTTCTGCAATTTTATCAACGATTATGACCCTTTCAAAATCTTTTAAAAACGTTGTCCATTTTGTTCCTGAAAGACCCTCCCACCCTTCAATTCCTAAAAGTTGCAATATTTTTGGAATGAAATACTTTGAAAGTGATTTAAAAGATGAGATAATCTCAAAAATAGATAATGAAACAGTAACGGTAATTACTGGAGCTACGATGGATCATAAAATAACTTCAAGAGATATTGCCGAGGATTTAATAAATATTGCAAAAAATAAGGGTTCAATAACATTTTTTGACGATGCATCTGGTGCAAGACTTAGAAAACTCCATAATGAACCGCCGGCACTTGAAATGGGTGCAGATTTAGTAGTTACAAGCATGGATAAATTAATGAAAGGCCCAAGAGCAGGATTACTTGCTGGAAATAAAGAATTAGTAGATAAAATTTACTCTGAAGGATTAAAATTTGGACTTGAAGCCCAATCTCCAATAATGGCTGCAGTTATAAAAGCAATTGAAGATTTTGACATTGAAGAATTAAAAAGAGCATTTAAAAGAGCAGAACATATCGATTTAAATGTTTTTAACAAAGAAGGAGTTTCTTATCAAAAGACGCCCACAGGATTTTTAATAAAAGGCATTTCTGAAGAACAAGCCATTACTTCAGCAATGAATCTTCTTGAAAATTTTGGCATTATCACGATTGCTGCTGCGGGAATGCCCGGGGCAAGTAAAACTCTAAGAATAGACTTTTGTTCAAAAGATGCAGATAAAATCTCTGATGAGTATATTATAAATGCAATTTTGGCATCTAACCCATTAAAAAAATAA
- a CDS encoding DUF2098 family protein produces the protein MVSDRNGKQIDIGSHVKYINTGTYGTVQSIKIEGKKEWILLNNGILYMSNLLEVVDSIKKDLDKKYDKDELIKRINGENIDLSSGGSEGSCGAG, from the coding sequence ATGGTAAGTGACCGAAATGGTAAGCAAATAGATATCGGATCCCATGTAAAATATATAAACACCGGAACGTATGGAACAGTCCAATCTATTAAAATAGAAGGTAAAAAGGAATGGATTCTTTTAAATAACGGAATTCTTTATATGTCTAATCTTTTAGAAGTTGTTGACAGTATTAAAAAAGATTTAGACAAAAAATACGATAAAGATGAACTCATTAAAAGGATAAACGGGGAAAATATTGACTTAAGCTCTGGAGGAAGTGAAGGTTCCTGTGGAGCCGGTTAA
- a CDS encoding cation:proton antiporter, producing the protein MLEVFVEMSLVLLVAFLVSLVMRVLKQPLIIGYILTGILVSPYFLNIVRFEESISTLGHYGVTLLLFMVGIGLNPGHFKEIGKISLITGLGQIIFTFSIGFLISLFLGYSYVESAYISIALTFSSTIIIMKLISDKGDLDKLYGKISIGFLIVQDIAAMAILIFISAFSVQASIGSLITGMVLKLILILTSLYIFTKYILRSFMDYASKNQEFLFLFSVMWCFSLSAVFYLLGFSSEIGALVAGIVLAIFPERYEIASKLRPLRDFFLILFFVVLGVQMTFESSGMLIITAIILSIFVLIGNPIIVMILMGFFGYTKKTSFLAGLTVAQISEFSLIVATMGLRNGHISEEIISMITLVGILTIAGSSYFITYAEQLYPMLSKYLSVFERKNKKDEKDFKNGNSGEIVIFGADRTGKTIMNELEDYKDKFLIMDHNPKIIKNLSKKGYNCIYGDASNFELLNELNFNDTKMVISTISDIETDTLLIKYILKRNKNAIIISIAHKIDDAIKLYEEGASYVIMPHFLGSFHAAQMIEKYGLHIDEFLKEKYKHIESLKKSKELFIHTK; encoded by the coding sequence ATGCTAGAAGTATTTGTTGAAATGAGTTTGGTTTTATTAGTTGCTTTTTTAGTATCTTTGGTCATGAGAGTACTAAAACAACCGTTGATTATAGGTTATATTTTAACAGGAATTTTAGTAAGCCCTTATTTTTTAAACATTGTCAGATTTGAAGAATCAATCTCAACTCTGGGACATTATGGGGTAACCTTACTGCTTTTTATGGTGGGCATAGGATTAAATCCCGGCCATTTTAAAGAAATTGGTAAAATTTCCCTAATTACGGGACTTGGGCAGATTATATTTACTTTTTCAATCGGATTTTTAATATCGCTATTTTTGGGGTATTCTTATGTTGAATCAGCATACATTTCAATTGCATTAACGTTTAGTAGTACAATTATTATCATGAAATTAATTTCTGATAAGGGAGATTTGGATAAATTATACGGTAAAATTTCAATAGGGTTTTTAATAGTTCAGGATATTGCTGCAATGGCTATTTTGATATTTATATCTGCTTTTAGTGTTCAAGCGAGTATTGGGTCGTTAATTACTGGAATGGTATTAAAATTAATATTAATATTAACATCACTATATATATTTACAAAGTACATATTAAGGAGTTTTATGGATTATGCTTCTAAAAATCAGGAATTTTTATTTCTTTTCTCAGTAATGTGGTGTTTTAGCCTATCTGCAGTATTTTATCTTTTAGGATTTTCAAGCGAAATTGGAGCGCTAGTTGCAGGAATAGTTCTTGCAATTTTTCCAGAAAGATATGAAATTGCTTCAAAATTAAGGCCTTTAAGAGATTTCTTTTTAATACTATTTTTCGTAGTTTTGGGGGTTCAAATGACATTTGAATCTTCAGGAATGCTGATAATTACAGCAATAATTCTTTCAATTTTCGTTTTAATTGGAAATCCGATAATCGTAATGATATTAATGGGATTTTTTGGATATACTAAAAAAACGAGCTTTTTAGCAGGACTTACCGTTGCACAGATAAGTGAGTTTTCACTAATTGTTGCAACAATGGGGCTTAGAAATGGCCATATTTCAGAAGAAATCATTTCAATGATTACACTTGTCGGTATTTTAACAATTGCAGGTTCAAGTTACTTTATAACTTATGCAGAACAATTGTACCCTATGCTTTCAAAATATCTTTCGGTATTTGAACGAAAGAATAAAAAAGATGAAAAAGATTTTAAAAATGGAAATTCTGGAGAAATAGTTATTTTTGGTGCAGATAGGACAGGTAAAACTATAATGAATGAATTAGAAGACTATAAGGATAAATTTTTGATTATGGATCACAATCCAAAAATTATAAAAAATCTGTCTAAAAAAGGCTATAATTGTATATATGGTGATGCATCAAATTTTGAACTATTGAATGAATTAAACTTTAATGATACTAAAATGGTAATTTCAACTATTTCAGACATTGAAACAGACACTTTACTTATAAAATACATTCTTAAAAGAAACAAAAATGCAATAATAATTTCAATTGCACACAAAATTGATGATGCAATTAAATTATATGAAGAAGGCGCAAGTTACGTTATAATGCCTCATTTTTTGGGCAGTTTTCATGCCGCACAAATGATTGAAAAATACGGGCTACACATTGATGAATTTTTAAAAGAAAAATATAAACACATAGAATCATTAAAAAAATCAAAAGAATTATTTATTCATACAAAATAA
- the ablB gene encoding putative beta-lysine N-acetyltransferase: protein MEEIVKINDSIVQISELSDRIYVMKFGRNSILETLEEIEKIALKKKLSKIFLKIHEHDKKIFEKNGYIIEGLIENYFLDGSAYFMSKFFNESRKVPNFSKETKNVLNYVKSISKVSNIPINKKYGVRIANKNDSVNLAKHYSKVFETYPFPIDNPNYIRETIQSANVKYFIIEDSGKIIAASSCEMDNENKCVEMTDFAVLFENRKEGLSSYLLHIMEKVMSDNGFRVFYTISRSISHGMNITFKKRGYIYGGTAINNTNICGNLENMNFWYKVIQ from the coding sequence ATGGAGGAAATAGTTAAGATTAACGATTCCATTGTCCAGATAAGCGAATTAAGTGACAGAATATACGTAATGAAATTTGGAAGAAATTCCATTTTAGAAACTTTAGAAGAAATTGAAAAAATTGCACTTAAAAAAAAGCTTTCAAAGATATTTTTAAAAATTCATGAGCATGACAAAAAAATATTTGAAAAAAATGGTTATATTATTGAAGGGTTGATTGAAAACTATTTTTTAGATGGAAGTGCATATTTTATGTCAAAATTTTTTAATGAGTCTAGAAAAGTACCTAACTTTTCAAAAGAGACTAAAAACGTACTAAATTATGTTAAAAGTATTTCAAAAGTTTCTAATATCCCAATTAATAAAAAATACGGAGTAAGAATTGCAAATAAAAACGATTCAGTCAATTTAGCAAAACACTATTCAAAAGTATTTGAAACTTATCCTTTCCCAATAGATAATCCAAACTACATAAGGGAAACTATTCAATCGGCTAACGTAAAATACTTTATAATAGAAGATTCTGGAAAAATCATTGCTGCATCTTCTTGTGAAATGGATAATGAAAATAAATGCGTTGAAATGACTGATTTTGCAGTACTATTTGAAAATCGAAAAGAAGGACTTTCAAGTTATCTTCTCCATATTATGGAAAAAGTAATGTCAGATAATGGTTTTAGAGTATTTTATACGATTTCAAGAAGCATATCTCATGGAATGAATATTACGTTTAAAAAAAGAGGTTATATTTATGGAGGAACCGCAATTAACAATACAAATATTTGCGGAAATCTTGAAAACATGAATTTTTGGTATAAAGTTATACAGTAA
- the kamA gene encoding lysine 2,3-aminomutase has translation MNKVENTVDLKFLKKFSKDVTYNDWNDYKWQISNSIKSLDMLENVLEIKFPDNERKEIQKAIEVFPMSITPYYASLIDISNLKKDPIYKQSVASKKELIMEDFEMEDPLAEDKDSPVIGITHRYPDRVLFYVNPNCAMYCRHCTRKRKVSESESNPSKEEIQKAIDYIKEHPEVRDVLLSGGDPLLLSDDYLDWILSEISSIEHVELIRIGSRVPVVLPQRITDNLVNILKKYHPIWVNTHFNHVVEITDTSVEALDKLSNAGIPIGNQTVLLSGVNDCPYVMRKLNQKLVSSRVRPYYLYQCDLSKGISHFRTSISKGLEIIESLIGHTTGFAVPRYVVDAPGGGGKIPVMPNYVVSWGSDRVILRNYEGVITTYKEPSNYEGCSKNCNKCSRLSIDDFEINQTGIEKLITNVDTSISLVPSNNKRMCRREK, from the coding sequence TTGAATAAAGTTGAAAATACAGTTGACTTAAAATTTTTAAAAAAATTTTCTAAAGATGTAACATATAATGATTGGAATGATTATAAATGGCAGATTTCTAATTCAATTAAATCTCTTGACATGCTTGAAAACGTACTTGAAATAAAATTTCCAGATAACGAAAGAAAAGAAATTCAAAAGGCGATTGAAGTTTTCCCAATGTCAATAACTCCATATTATGCAAGTTTGATTGACATTAGTAATTTAAAAAAAGACCCAATTTATAAACAGAGTGTAGCTTCTAAAAAAGAGCTAATAATGGAAGATTTTGAAATGGAAGACCCTTTAGCAGAGGATAAAGACTCTCCTGTCATAGGAATAACCCATAGATACCCAGACAGAGTTTTATTTTATGTAAATCCAAACTGTGCAATGTATTGTAGGCACTGTACAAGAAAAAGGAAAGTTTCAGAAAGTGAAAGTAACCCATCAAAAGAAGAAATTCAAAAGGCGATTGATTATATAAAAGAACATCCGGAAGTTAGAGATGTTTTACTTTCTGGTGGAGACCCATTATTACTTTCTGACGATTATTTAGACTGGATTCTTTCAGAAATAAGCAGTATTGAACATGTTGAACTTATAAGAATTGGTTCAAGAGTTCCAGTGGTGCTCCCACAAAGAATAACTGACAATTTAGTCAATATATTAAAAAAATACCATCCAATATGGGTAAATACGCATTTTAACCATGTTGTAGAAATTACAGATACCTCAGTAGAAGCTCTTGATAAACTTTCTAATGCAGGAATACCAATTGGAAACCAGACTGTTTTGCTTTCAGGAGTAAATGATTGTCCATATGTTATGAGAAAATTAAATCAAAAGCTTGTTTCTTCAAGAGTTAGGCCTTACTACCTTTACCAGTGCGACCTTTCTAAAGGAATATCCCATTTTAGGACTTCAATAAGTAAAGGTCTTGAAATTATTGAAAGCTTAATTGGACATACAACTGGTTTTGCAGTTCCTAGATACGTTGTTGATGCACCGGGGGGCGGCGGAAAAATTCCAGTTATGCCTAATTACGTGGTTTCGTGGGGTTCAGATAGGGTAATTCTAAGAAACTATGAAGGAGTAATTACAACGTATAAAGAACCTTCAAACTATGAAGGATGCAGTAAAAATTGTAATAAATGTAGTAGGCTATCTATTGATGACTTTGAAATCAACCAGACTGGAATTGAAAAATTAATAACAAATGTGGATACCTCAATTTCACTCGTGCCATCCAATAATAAAAGAATGTGTAGGAGGGAAAAGTAA
- a CDS encoding MATE family efflux transporter, with protein sequence MKNTELATESINKLILKYALPSTIGFVVLGIYIIVDGIFLGNYVGSDAIAAVTVAIPFSFLLTGFGLMFGIGASSHISMNLGAGNQKDAENILKTVFYLIFITGIILTLLSLIFIKPLLALFGVSENLLNLSYDYLNLIYLFGIFIMFKVGLDPIIRNDGFPKKAMYAIILSSLLNILFDAIFIVIFGWGVFGAALASVIGETFGALIYIHHFLAGKSNLKIKLFEKVSDIKYEIKNVKKILSVGFSPFILEMSASIVMLIHTIQFLRYGNELDVSAYGIVSYIFAIIMLIFIGLGNGVQPIISYNFGAKEYFRVKEIIRTSSILCSIVGILVFLLFSIFPKIPVMLFNQTDSLLIETSIFGLRYFAYGLSVFGLNYLIITYFQSIGNSIVSNTLSLIRVFVFLIPLLIILPKNFGINGIWASQPLAEILTLIVGFIFIKVAIKRTLNTVNV encoded by the coding sequence ATGAAAAACACGGAACTGGCCACTGAAAGTATCAATAAATTGATATTAAAATACGCACTACCGTCAACAATTGGATTTGTAGTTTTAGGGATTTATATCATAGTTGATGGGATATTTCTTGGAAACTACGTTGGTTCAGATGCAATTGCAGCAGTAACCGTTGCAATTCCATTTAGCTTCCTACTAACAGGATTTGGATTAATGTTTGGAATAGGGGCTTCCTCACATATTTCAATGAATCTTGGAGCAGGAAATCAAAAAGATGCAGAAAATATTTTAAAGACTGTATTCTACTTAATTTTTATTACCGGAATAATTTTAACATTATTAAGTTTGATTTTTATTAAGCCCCTTCTTGCACTTTTCGGAGTTTCTGAAAATCTTCTTAATTTATCATATGATTACCTTAACCTCATATATTTATTTGGAATATTTATAATGTTTAAGGTAGGACTTGACCCAATTATTAGAAATGACGGCTTTCCAAAAAAAGCAATGTATGCAATTATTTTAAGTTCATTATTAAATATATTATTTGATGCAATTTTTATAGTGATATTTGGCTGGGGTGTTTTTGGGGCTGCATTAGCTTCAGTTATCGGTGAAACTTTTGGTGCTTTAATATATATTCACCACTTTTTAGCGGGTAAATCAAATTTAAAAATCAAGCTGTTTGAGAAGGTTTCCGATATAAAATATGAAATAAAAAATGTTAAAAAAATACTTAGCGTAGGTTTTTCACCATTCATTCTCGAAATGTCAGCATCAATAGTTATGTTAATTCATACTATTCAATTTTTGAGATACGGTAATGAACTAGACGTTTCAGCATATGGTATTGTAAGTTATATCTTTGCAATTATAATGTTGATTTTTATTGGGTTAGGTAATGGAGTTCAGCCAATAATAAGCTATAATTTTGGTGCAAAAGAGTATTTTCGTGTAAAAGAAATAATTCGAACGTCAAGCATACTTTGCAGTATAGTTGGAATTTTAGTTTTTTTATTGTTTTCAATTTTTCCAAAAATTCCAGTAATGCTTTTTAATCAAACTGATAGCTTGTTAATTGAAACTTCAATCTTTGGATTAAGGTATTTTGCATACGGTTTGTCCGTTTTCGGTTTAAATTATTTAATAATCACGTATTTTCAGTCTATTGGAAATAGTATCGTTTCAAATACCCTATCTTTAATCAGGGTTTTTGTATTTTTAATTCCGCTCTTAATAATACTTCCAAAAAATTTTGGGATTAATGGGATATGGGCCTCACAACCTTTAGCAGAGATTTTAACATTAATAGTAGGGTTTATATTTATTAAAGTAGCAATTAAACGTACATTAAATACAGTTAATGTTTGA